A region of Necator americanus strain Aroian chromosome I, whole genome shotgun sequence DNA encodes the following proteins:
- a CDS encoding hypothetical protein (NECATOR_CHRI.G2677.T1), translating to MMNRSETWAAPSTVMEKLDRTERKLLRRLLGYFWPRVCHNEDLYAEIDVVYRRMTRGRHQHVAPPSKVAKVNRHRFRTPADRLVQ from the coding sequence ATGATGAacagatcggagacttgggcagcaccatcaacggtgatggagaagcttgatcgcacggaacgaaagctgcttagacggctacttggctacttttggcctagggtatgccacaatgaagatctttacgcagaaattgatgtggtataccggcggatgacacgtggaagacatcaacatgttgcaccgccatcgaaagtggctaaagtaaatcgtcatCGATTTAGGacaccggcagatcgccttgttcaatga
- a CDS encoding hypothetical protein (NECATOR_CHRI.G2679.T2) produces MTSKEGCDGKGDSRDEWKNHKPYKDIVKENEKYWSFYKAQNLFPEEEWDAFCETLRTDLPVSFRVQGCHKDRDKLMQEMETKFFVPISKSEDSDVYEPKPLPWYPGAYQTKMTRTAVRSHPILAHLHNFLVTEAEIGHISRQEAVSMIPPLLLNPSSNHLVLDMCAAPGSKTAQLIEMMHETTNSPSGMLIANDVDKKRCYMLIHQTLKRFHTACCAVICEDAARMPVLKGMNDEALKFDRILCDVICSGDGTLRKNPEIWMKWTPQDALGLHRMQLSIAQKGAMLLKVGGRMVYSTCSMNPIEDEAVVAQLIRTSGGALRLCDAHSLLPKLKALRGVSSWKVFDRDMNVYDKPQDVSGFLQKLICNSCFPPSEEEAKSLHLDYCMRIVPHHQDTGGFFVALIDKVAEGNFDNIVAAGAPAHRKQKMFKDEPFTFLKKDDERWFDIKNHYGILDDFEYENLFSRRLAEHDVNCRQLFYANSAVKDFVNGDNYRPIGFHSLHSSSLKMRICGRYRISVKQSLTQSRVYATVAVQIVFGLDEEPVAVVGEFGIDRQPQVDQNELTCGAVAKAVPLAGAQLMQWEPGSVPQLDCSYPIATQKLCYEMVVFGLLAETTMMIRDKAPICLIFSVLMDIGFFKDNFAVDENSFLVSENGNNGL; encoded by the exons ATGACTTCCAAGGAAGGATGTGATGGCAAGGGAGACTCACGTGATGAGTGGAAGAAC CATAAACCGTACAAGGATATTGTGAAAGAGAATGAGAAGTACTGGAGCTTTTACAAAGCACAGAATCTCTTTCCAGAAGAGGAGTGGGATGCGTTCTGTGAAACTCTACGGACTGACTTGCCTGTGTCTTTTCGCGTGCAAGGATGTCACAA GGATCGGGACAAATTAATGCAGGAGATGGAAACAAAGTTCTTCGTGCCAATTTCGAAGTCGGAGGATTCAGATGTCTACGAACCAAAACCTTTACCGTG GTATCCAGGTGCATACCAAACAAAGATGACTAGAACAGCAGTAAGGAGTCATCCTATCTTGGCTCACCTTCATAATTTTCTG GTTACTGAAGCAGAGATTGGCCACATATCACGTCAGGAAGCTGTGAGTATGATTCCACCACTTCTTCTTAATCCTTCATCAAATCATCTTGTCCTGGACATGTGTGCGGCTCCCGGTAGCAAAACAGCACAGTTGATAGAAATGATGCACGAAACAACTAACAGTCCAA GTGGTATGCTGATAGCTAATGATGTGGACAAAAAACGGTGTTACATGCTGATTCATCAGACTTTGAAACGTTTTCATACGGCTTGCTGTGCAGTCATTTGTGAAGATGCAGCCAGAATGCCAGTCTTGAAAGGGATG AACGATGAAGCATTGAAGTTCGATCGTATACTTTGTGATGTAATCTGCAGCGGAGACGGTACACTCCGGAAGAATCCAGAGATCTGGATGAAGTGGACGCCCCAGGATGCGCTTGGGTTACACCGTATGCAGCTTTCTATCGCTCAGAA AGGGGCTATGCTGTTGAAGGTGGGCGGTCGTATGGTCTATTCGACCTGCTCTATGAATCCAATAGAAGACGAAGCTGTTGTTGCGCAGCTTATTCGAACTTCTGGCGGAGCACTTCGGTTATGTGACGCGCATTCCCTTCTTCCTAAGCTTAAGGCTCTTCGTGGAGTTTCGTCGTGGAAG GTTTTCGATCGTGACATGAACGTGTATGATAAACCACAAGATGTGTCGggatttctgcagaaattgatctgtAACTCATGTTTTCCCCCAtcagaagaagaagcaaaatcCCTTCACTTGGATTATTG catgcGTATTGTTCCTCATCACCAAGACACTGGCGGGTTTTTTGTAGCACTGATCGATAAAGTTGCTGAAGGGAACTTTGATAACATTGTGGCAGCAGG TGCGCCTGCGCATAGGAAGCAAAAGATGTTCAAGGATGAACCGTTTACTTTCTTGAAGAAGGATGACGAACGATGGTTCGATATAAA GAACCACTACGGCATTTTGGATGATTTCGAATACGAGAATCTGTTCAGCCGACGTCTTGCAGAGCACGACGTCAACTGTCGACAATTGTTCTATGCAAACAGTGCTGTCAAGGATTTCGTT AACGGAGACAATTACCGGCCGATTGGATTTCATTCGCTTCACAGCAG TAGTCTTAAAATGCGGATTTGCGGTAGATATCGGATCAGTGTCAAGCAGTCATTAACTCAAAGTCGTGTGTATGCTACCGTTGCAGTTCAAATAGTTTTTGGATTAGATGAAGAACCAGTGGCAGTTGTCGGTGAATTTGGCATTGATCGACAGCCACAGGtggatcaaaacgaactgacttgtggtgcagttgcgaaagcTGTACCGCTTGCAGGGGCGCAACTGATGCAATGGGAACCGGGCTCAGTTCCTCAGTTAGATTGCAGCTATCCAATCGCAACACAAAAGCTGTGTTATGAAATGGTTGTATTTGGTCTTTTGGCTGAGACTACTATGATGATTCGAGATAAAGCGCCCATTTGTTTGATATTCTCTGTGTTGATGGACATCGGCTTTTTTAAAGACAATTTTGCAGTAGACGAAAATTCTTTCCTTGTTTCCGAAAATGGGAACAATGGATTGTGA
- a CDS encoding hypothetical protein (NECATOR_CHRI.G2678.T2) produces MRRELLGCGLSEDGQLGIGSRSSACVTLPEQIVGAPLNAAGTAVVSVACGEKHTILLAEDGKMWSVGGNEDGQLGRGGRGPGSFTIYPVSFSGGVKMLQIAAGRSHSLSVAEDGRLFAWGSNEHGQLAMPRHISWQETPNSIFRRVGELTEVVQVACGPLHCIALLESGAVAVWGEQADGAILHSPQIVSQLIGVPIVRVIAGGRHCVAISAGGGVYVWGQNEYGQLGTGDTLPRSTPFFLEGMSAMHIIEAFCGDSHTLLLSQEGRLFAFGSDAHGQIGGGRK; encoded by the exons ATGAGACGAGAGTTGTTGGGATGCGGCTTGTCAGAAGATGGGCAACTTGGAATTGGCAGCCGGAGCTCGGCGTGTGTTACTCTTCCAGAACAAATTG TTGGTGCTCCTCTGAATGCTGCGGGTACGGCTGTAGTAAGCGTAGCTTGTGGAGAGAAGCATACTATTCTACTAGCTGAAGATGGAAAAATGTGGAGTGTGGGTGGAAATGAAGATGGCCAGCTCGGAAGAGGCGGTCGAGGACCCGGTAGCTTCACTATTTATCCCGTTTCATTCAGCGGCGGCGTAAAAATGCTACAG ATTGCAGCTGGTCGGTCACACTCGCTATCGGTTGCAGAAGATGGCCGTTTGTTTGCATGGGGAAGTAACGAACATGGTCAACTTGCAATGCCTCGTCATATCTCATGGCAAGAAACACCAAA TTCAATTTTTCGGCGTGTGGGTGAACTCACTGAAGTTGTTCAAGTAGCATGTGGACCCCTCCATTGTATCGCACTGCTAGAGA GTGGAGCAGTTGCTGTTTGGGGTGAGCAAGCAGATGGTGCTATTCTACATTCTCCGCAAATTGTATCTCAACTTATTGGTGTTCCTATTGTAAGAG TGATTGCTGGTGGTCGACATTGTGTTGCTATTTCTGCTGGTGGCGGCGTGTATGTGTGGGGTCAAAATGAGTACGGCCAACTCGGTACAGGAGATACCTTGC CTCGATCAACCCCGTTTTTCTTGGAAGGCATGAGTGCTATGCACATTATCGAAGCGTTCTGTGGTGACTCTCACACTCTACTACTCTCTCAAGAAGGACGACTTTTTGCATTTGGTTCTGATGCCCATGGACAAATAGGAGGCGGAAGGAAGTGA
- a CDS encoding hypothetical protein (NECATOR_CHRI.G2678.T1), producing MKNNMRNSPRTIINLTGTASFPNIVDYGFYQLKLNIHFGWIFRVTYPNVRGMRRELLGCGLSEDGQLGIGSRSSACVTLPEQIVGAPLNAAGTAVVSVACGEKHTILLAEDGKMWSVGGNEDGQLGRGGRGPGSFTIYPVSFSGGVKMLQIAAGRSHSLSVAEDGRLFAWGSNEHGQLAMPRHISWQETPNSIFRRVGELTEVVQVACGPLHCIALLESGAVAVWGEQADGAILHSPQIVSQLIGVPIVRVIAGGRHCVAISAGGGVYVWGQNEYGQLGTGDTLPRSTPFFLEGMSAMHIIEAFCGDSHTLLLSQEGRLFAFGSDAHGQIGGGRKECLKCTAFTWSGNYFAKIRDLTMGQRLAPTLAITFMAKIELTIWETRPLLYCRYIDGRFVVYSSQAEMDNCFKVLSEQSKYIKFTRDKPEGEWLPFLNFQVHISNRTQRTN from the exons ATGAAGAACAATATGCGGAATTCCCCTCGTACTATCATTAACCTTACGGGCACGGCTTCGTTTCCCaacatagtagattatggattttACCAACTCAAGCTCAACATTCACTTTGGTTGGATATTCAGAGTAACGTATCCGAATGTTAG AGGAATGAGACGAGAGTTGTTGGGATGCGGCTTGTCAGAAGATGGGCAACTTGGAATTGGCAGCCGGAGCTCGGCGTGTGTTACTCTTCCAGAACAAATTG TTGGTGCTCCTCTGAATGCTGCGGGTACGGCTGTAGTAAGCGTAGCTTGTGGAGAGAAGCATACTATTCTACTAGCTGAAGATGGAAAAATGTGGAGTGTGGGTGGAAATGAAGATGGCCAGCTCGGAAGAGGCGGTCGAGGACCCGGTAGCTTCACTATTTATCCCGTTTCATTCAGCGGCGGCGTAAAAATGCTACAG ATTGCAGCTGGTCGGTCACACTCGCTATCGGTTGCAGAAGATGGCCGTTTGTTTGCATGGGGAAGTAACGAACATGGTCAACTTGCAATGCCTCGTCATATCTCATGGCAAGAAACACCAAA TTCAATTTTTCGGCGTGTGGGTGAACTCACTGAAGTTGTTCAAGTAGCATGTGGACCCCTCCATTGTATCGCACTGCTAGAGA GTGGAGCAGTTGCTGTTTGGGGTGAGCAAGCAGATGGTGCTATTCTACATTCTCCGCAAATTGTATCTCAACTTATTGGTGTTCCTATTGTAAGAG TGATTGCTGGTGGTCGACATTGTGTTGCTATTTCTGCTGGTGGCGGCGTGTATGTGTGGGGTCAAAATGAGTACGGCCAACTCGGTACAGGAGATACCTTGC CTCGATCAACCCCGTTTTTCTTGGAAGGCATGAGTGCTATGCACATTATCGAAGCGTTCTGTGGTGACTCTCACACTCTACTACTCTCTCAAGAAGGACGACTTTTTGCATTTGGTTCTGATGCCCATGGACAAATAGGAGGCGGAAGGAA GGAATGTCTCAAATGCACTGCCTTTACATGGTCAGGCAACTATTTTGCGAAAATCAGGGATCTTACCATGGGACAACGATTGGCGCCAACGCTTGCCATTACTTTTATGGCTAAAATTGAGCTAACGATTTGGGAAACACGACCATTGCTTTATTGTCGATATATCGACGGCCGTTTCGTTGTCTATTCGTCTCAAGCAGAGATGGACAACTGTTTCAAGGTGCTAAGTGAGCAGTCGAAGTATATAAAGTTCACTCGGGATAAGCCTGAAGGAGAATGGTTACCCTTTCTCAACTTCCaagtgcatatttcaaacagaacgcaGAGGACAAATTAG
- a CDS encoding hypothetical protein (NECATOR_CHRI.G2676.T1): protein MNQRTTAAVRTPSGCTTPFEVVTGVRQGAVAGPFLFNFAIDDIMQRTVDKRPADVVLAPSGRSLTNLEYADDVVIFAESSTKLQHVVNLVLNVAAVYVLRLRPDKCKQMWISSRPRTEIRADGQPLEFVDEFCYLGCTLKNVEQ, encoded by the coding sequence atgaatcaacgaacaactgctgcagttcgaacaccatccggatgtacaacaccgtttgaagtggtaactggagtaagacaaggggcagtggcaggacccttcctgttcaatttcgccatcgacgacattatgcaaAGAACAGTCGACAAGCGTCCTGCCGAcgttgtcttagcaccatcagggcgCTCCTTGACtaatctcgagtacgccgacgatgttgttatattcgcggaaagcagtacgaaacttcaacatgttgtcaaccttgtattgAATGTGGCTGCAGTCTATGtcctacgtctacgccctgataaatgcaagcagatgtggatctcttcgagacctcgaacggaaATCAGGGCGGACGGACAACCGTTAGAattcgtcgatgagttctgttacctgggctgtacgctgaagaacgtTGAGCAatga
- a CDS encoding hypothetical protein (NECATOR_CHRI.G2675.T1), protein MAGLKDDECRTKFRQRVSIHVGVRTRKKLSDVNSFTKCIQDAAKETLSVLLPRKKFAFASAETKSTYNSVCVARSAGDFNQEKRLRRKLRRQLQQDRDNEWTSRAMKFEKAWEDKNPRKAYALLKQYSGKMKRCSPVLNTANGEAVGEATLPIWREHFKTLLNRQAPSAPELGNVHRPTYAVNEEPPTESEVLVCIQKMKNGKSGGDDWISAEMLKYLEMTKIIIIQYG, encoded by the coding sequence atggcaggtctgaaagacgatgaatgcagaacaaaattccgccaacgcgtgtctattcatgttggagtacggaccaggaagaagcttagcgatgtgaattccttcacaaagtgcatccaagacgctgcaaaggaaacgctCTCGGTTCtgttgccgcggaagaagtttgccttcgcatctgcggaaacgaaatccacgtacaattctgtatgtgtcgcgcgcagcgctggtgacttcaaccaggaaaagcgtcttagaaggaagctgcgtcgtcaactgcaacaagaccgcgataacgagtggacgtcaagagcgatgaagtttgagaaggcgtgggaggacaagaacccgcggaaagcctatgcactactaaaacagtatagtggcaaaatgaaaagatgttctcctgtcctcaacactgccaatggagaggctgtcggtgaagcaacccttccaatttggagggaacacttcaagaccttgctgaaccggcaagcgccgtcagctcctgaactcgggaatgttcatagaccgacatatgcggttaacgaggagccaccgaccgagtcggaggttttagtctgtattcaaaaaatgaagaatggaaaatctggtggagacgactggattagcgcagaaatgctaaaatatcttgagatgacaaagatcatcatcattcaatatggatag
- a CDS encoding hypothetical protein (NECATOR_CHRI.G2679.T1) — protein MVLKWGISYRPNDRQKLAYCVRKPSGMPSRCLNLAKSKTDFDNVAFASVVATKKRNMTTVSIQNAGMKMFSRNEQKVETTRFRLSQEGIRHLLPYLQKQLVKIDQDDMLKILKTEETMIPLESLRCKDDVRAQNPGSLVLFTDRADPVCTWVGFHTVAPYLSKEERVHMLRMMGVDCSEIEQMMKSKRKQKAAADRLAAEFERNEGKSLASDSIVVEGDDIGTFLSDNDESENRE, from the exons ATGGTATTGAAATGGGGCATCTCGTATCGTCCTAACGATAGGCAAAAATTGGCATATTGCGTTCGAAAACCTTCCGGAATGCCTTCACGGTGTCTCAATCTCGCAAAGAGTAAAACTGACTTTGATAATGTCGCATTCGCATCCGTGGTAGCGACGAAA AAACGCAACATGACAACAGTTTCAATCCAAAATGCAGGAATGAAGATGTTCAGTCGCAACGAACAAAAAGTTGAAACGACGAGGTTCCGCCTGTCGCAAGAAGGTATTCGTCACCTGCTCCCCTACCTGCAGAAACAGCTG GTTAAGATCGATCAAGATGATatgctgaaaattttgaaaaccgAGGAGACCATGATCCCTCTAGAATCTCTTCGATGCAAAGATGACGTTAGAGCGCAAAATCCAGGAAGTCTTGTGCTGTTTACAGATCGCGCCGATCCTGTGTGCACATGG GTTGGATTCCACACTGTAGCTCCATACTTGAGTAAGGAAGAACGTGTCCATATGCTTCGCATGATGGGAGTTGATTGCTCTGAAATCGAGCAAATGATGAAATCAAAGCGGAAGCAAAAG gCCGCAGCTGATCGACTTGCTGCTGAATTCGAGAGAAATGAAGGCAAAAGCTTGGCATCCGATTCAATCGTCGTTGAAGGCGACGATATCGGCACCTTTCTTTCAGATAACGACGAAAGCGAAAATAGAGAAtag
- a CDS encoding hypothetical protein (NECATOR_CHRI.G2674.T1), giving the protein MEEFGSTSSRCAFLRLRDRRGRKLWTISAHAPTETAENNSKDAFYDEHNALMSKIPSQQVVIVGVDANAKMGFEQQSDVLGKWNYPAEDNGDLLVDLCEHTGLIIASTFKRNHRRHQLTWQESTLLTPEEQRKRKMRTLKLQLDYVLARNIPQPDIRKSRAV; this is encoded by the coding sequence atggaggaatttggctcaacgtcgtctagatgcgcctttctacgactccgggatcgcagaggacgtaaactctggaccataagtgctcacgcacctacggaaaccgctgagaacaacagtaaggacgccttctatgatgaacacaatgcgttgatgtctaaaataccaagtcagcaggtggtcattgtcggagtcgacgcaaatgcgaagatgggattcgaacagcaatccgatgtgctaggaaaatggaattatccagcggaggacaacggtgaccttctggtcgacttgtgcgaacacaCGGGCCTCATTATCGCTTCCAcctttaagaggaatcatcgacgccatcagctcacgtggcaggagtcaacccttttaacgcccgaagagcagcgcaagcggaagatgaggactcttaagcttcagcttgactacgttctggcgaggaacattcctcagccagatatccgaaaatctagagctgtttga